From Pseudovibrio sp. Tun.PSC04-5.I4, a single genomic window includes:
- a CDS encoding class I SAM-dependent methyltransferase yields the protein MVITLSPSFSGLLGVGSWLYHYQNLQNHQMRVRCFCYSLHVGIDHQDRSAQTQFVLFSASDTQNGIKIMSNPIENTRTFYEENAESFIARTVHVDMSHHYKHFLKSIPAGGRVLDAGCGSGRDTLAFKKLGYHLDAFDASSEMVKSARDLTGVDVQQNTFQNFTSAAIYDGIWAYASLLHVPYVELPLVLSKLAAALKNNAPLFASFKLGEGEVTREDGRRFSMMNEERFRALLAEVPELKLENIRIVDSTKKITPAEKWLCVLLSKRN from the coding sequence ATGGTCATTACGCTATCTCCGTCATTTTCAGGCTTACTAGGCGTCGGTTCATGGCTTTATCACTACCAGAACCTGCAAAATCATCAAATGCGTGTTCGATGTTTTTGCTATTCCCTCCACGTAGGCATTGACCATCAAGATAGGTCAGCTCAAACTCAATTCGTCTTATTTTCTGCTTCCGACACCCAAAACGGTATAAAAATTATGTCCAATCCAATTGAAAACACACGCACATTTTATGAAGAGAATGCTGAGAGTTTTATTGCCCGCACCGTTCATGTTGATATGAGCCATCATTACAAACACTTTCTCAAATCAATCCCTGCTGGAGGCCGCGTGCTTGATGCGGGATGCGGTTCAGGTCGAGATACACTCGCCTTCAAGAAACTAGGTTATCACTTAGATGCGTTTGACGCATCTTCAGAAATGGTCAAGTCTGCGCGAGACCTAACCGGTGTTGATGTCCAGCAAAACACATTCCAAAACTTCACCTCAGCCGCTATCTATGACGGTATTTGGGCCTACGCTTCACTGCTCCATGTTCCTTATGTTGAGCTCCCTCTTGTGCTCAGCAAACTTGCAGCTGCATTGAAAAACAATGCGCCCCTCTTCGCCTCTTTCAAGCTGGGCGAGGGAGAAGTCACTCGTGAAGACGGTCGGCGATTTTCAATGATGAATGAAGAACGGTTTAGAGCTCTGCTGGCAGAGGTACCAGAACTCAAGCTCGAAAATATACGTATTGTAGATAGTACAAAGAAGATCACACCAGCAGAAAAATGGTTGTGCGTGTTGCTTTCGAAAAGAAACTAA
- a CDS encoding HAMP domain-containing methyl-accepting chemotaxis protein encodes MRILKFAWVYSVVTRVLALGLLPIIVLGGALIFLSQMNSDNAAFQKNTQSYNQLMQNAQAIGAAVDRMRAIGGEFLLNSNSEAADVAASARDRVVDLVEKSRELNTQGIDDELYDSLEGYAYGFSETFGAVVEATIERGTDADGGLIAALQGASYTMRLEINKERRKLNVSKDTHRVASLLKDLQAMEWTIGVDGYEIEKETFKSRIEQFDMVLKNADMSAAAKAKVEELWVTYTQTFEQIEVLSADIQEEMTFALEQLDEMLPAAEALNKIGVEGEQQAAIQHSEASAASMRRFLLQAGAMGVIGLMIAGFIAWKISRPLANLHSAMSVLAKGDVSINIEGTKGRDEFAKMAKILEVFRANAIERNQLNEERDTDNKHRQIREQKVATLVSEFEKVANMAGEGFNTAIQSLHDASFALNVTVESVSDKAGKAGEAVSHASSSVATVASASEEMSHSIKEVASEAVNSKEIADEVGNLVVSTSKTIQELAETASRIGQVVSLIKDIADQTNLLALNATIEAARAGEMGKGFAVVASEVKNLANQTSTATEEISHQIHAIQQVSGDAVGSIDKVMSMMEKLSGSSSAVAAAVEQQAVTVSEIARSVTDASDQSRIGETEMGEVANTIESSTKTAENINDQADSISEEADQFNRSIKTFLEDVQAA; translated from the coding sequence ATGCGCATTCTAAAGTTTGCCTGGGTTTACTCTGTCGTTACACGTGTATTGGCTCTTGGGCTTTTGCCGATTATCGTGTTGGGCGGAGCATTAATATTCCTTTCCCAAATGAATTCCGACAACGCTGCATTTCAAAAAAATACGCAGTCCTACAACCAGCTCATGCAAAATGCGCAGGCTATCGGTGCTGCTGTAGATCGTATGAGGGCAATTGGTGGCGAATTCCTTCTGAACTCCAATTCAGAAGCTGCTGATGTCGCGGCCTCAGCTCGTGATCGCGTTGTTGATTTGGTCGAGAAAAGTCGGGAGTTGAATACTCAAGGTATTGATGACGAGCTTTACGATAGCTTGGAGGGCTATGCCTACGGATTTTCGGAGACATTTGGCGCAGTTGTTGAGGCGACTATAGAACGTGGCACCGATGCTGATGGTGGTTTGATTGCTGCGCTTCAAGGCGCAAGTTATACCATGCGCTTAGAGATCAATAAGGAACGTCGGAAGCTAAACGTCAGCAAAGATACCCATCGGGTTGCGAGCCTCTTGAAAGATCTCCAGGCCATGGAATGGACCATTGGTGTTGATGGCTACGAGATTGAAAAAGAAACCTTCAAAAGCCGCATCGAGCAGTTTGATATGGTTTTGAAAAATGCTGACATGTCAGCGGCCGCAAAAGCTAAGGTCGAAGAGCTCTGGGTAACTTACACCCAAACGTTTGAGCAGATTGAAGTACTGAGTGCCGATATTCAAGAGGAAATGACCTTCGCGCTCGAGCAGCTGGATGAAATGTTACCAGCGGCTGAAGCGCTGAATAAGATCGGGGTTGAAGGCGAGCAACAGGCCGCGATCCAGCACAGTGAGGCCTCCGCCGCGAGTATGCGGCGTTTTCTACTGCAGGCTGGTGCAATGGGAGTTATCGGCTTGATGATCGCAGGGTTTATCGCCTGGAAGATCTCTCGTCCGCTCGCAAACTTACATTCCGCAATGAGTGTTCTGGCCAAAGGCGATGTCTCCATCAATATCGAAGGAACGAAAGGCCGCGATGAGTTTGCCAAAATGGCAAAAATTCTCGAAGTGTTCCGTGCCAACGCTATCGAACGTAACCAGCTTAATGAAGAACGGGATACAGACAACAAACACCGTCAGATTCGGGAGCAAAAGGTTGCAACTCTTGTCAGCGAATTTGAAAAAGTGGCTAACATGGCAGGAGAAGGCTTCAATACCGCGATCCAGTCATTGCATGATGCATCCTTCGCACTCAATGTGACAGTAGAAAGCGTCTCTGACAAAGCTGGCAAAGCAGGCGAGGCTGTTAGTCATGCGTCATCTTCAGTGGCAACGGTTGCTTCGGCCAGTGAGGAAATGTCTCACTCCATCAAAGAAGTCGCCAGTGAAGCCGTAAATTCCAAAGAGATTGCGGACGAAGTTGGCAATCTGGTTGTGAGTACTTCCAAAACCATTCAGGAGCTTGCCGAAACTGCAAGCCGCATTGGTCAGGTCGTCAGTCTCATTAAAGATATTGCTGACCAAACCAACCTGCTGGCACTGAACGCAACCATTGAAGCTGCCCGTGCAGGTGAGATGGGCAAAGGCTTTGCTGTTGTCGCTTCTGAAGTGAAGAACCTTGCTAATCAGACCTCAACTGCAACCGAAGAAATCTCTCATCAGATTCACGCCATCCAGCAGGTATCTGGTGATGCGGTGGGTTCTATTGATAAAGTCATGAGCATGATGGAGAAGTTGTCCGGCAGTTCCTCAGCGGTGGCGGCGGCGGTAGAGCAGCAGGCAGTAACGGTAAGTGAAATTGCCCGCTCGGTAACTGACGCCTCTGATCAATCCCGTATTGGTGAAACTGAAATGGGAGAGGTCGCAAACACAATTGAAAGCTCTACCAAGACAGCCGAAAACATCAACGATCAAGCAGATAGCATTTCTGAAGAAGCGGATCAGTTCAATCGCTCCATCAAAACATTCCTTGAGGATGTTCAGGCAGCATAA
- the rplU gene encoding 50S ribosomal protein L21, whose protein sequence is MFAVIKTGGKQYTVAADDLLKIEKVSVEAGETITFDEVLMVGSDAETTIGAPMIEGASVVAEVVEQGRNRKIIIFKKRRRQNSRRRNGHRQAFTTVKITDILTGGAKPAEKAAAPKKAEAAPAVEGSDDLKTLQGLGPAIEKKLNAAGISTFAQIAALSAEDIARVEDETGTKGRFERDNWVAQAKELAAK, encoded by the coding sequence ATGTTCGCAGTCATCAAAACAGGCGGTAAACAGTACACTGTTGCTGCTGACGATCTCTTGAAGATCGAAAAAGTTTCCGTTGAAGCCGGTGAAACCATTACTTTTGACGAAGTTCTTATGGTTGGTTCAGATGCTGAAACCACCATCGGCGCACCAATGATTGAAGGCGCATCTGTTGTAGCTGAAGTTGTTGAGCAGGGTCGTAATCGCAAGATCATCATCTTCAAAAAGCGTCGTCGTCAGAACTCCCGTCGTCGTAACGGTCATCGTCAGGCTTTCACTACCGTGAAAATCACTGACATTTTGACCGGTGGCGCTAAGCCTGCTGAAAAAGCTGCTGCTCCTAAGAAAGCAGAAGCTGCACCAGCAGTTGAAGGCTCCGACGATCTTAAAACATTGCAGGGTCTTGGCCCAGCAATTGAGAAAAAGCTGAATGCCGCGGGTATCTCTACCTTCGCGCAGATCGCAGCTCTTTCCGCTGAAGATATCGCCCGCGTTGAAGACGAAACAGGCACTAAAGGCCGCTTCGAACGTGATAACTGGGTTGCTCAGGCTAAGGAACTCGCAGCGAAGTAA